Proteins encoded together in one uncultured Desulfosarcina sp. window:
- a CDS encoding DUF2148 domain-containing protein yields MERSIKQYETDRKEAVRIAARLMLASGTTTPRVGGVGECTIHIVDDECDIEDICQQMEAMADIKKSWGFFRRDAAMLRDADAVLIGTSLRSLTDPADINCNMCGKLVCEYLKDEEKLPADPEVAFTGPLCTFRAANIAYAIDGMVSQARNLGTDYGVYWSVGAAAIRMGLLPRATGFALAVAISITEKSPFRDIPLKYDEINQRTMNDRMINRLWPQFRSIYS; encoded by the coding sequence ATGGAACGCAGCATTAAACAATACGAAACTGACCGCAAGGAGGCGGTTAGAATCGCCGCCCGCCTGATGCTGGCATCGGGCACCACCACCCCCCGGGTGGGCGGGGTGGGCGAGTGCACCATCCACATCGTGGACGACGAGTGCGACATCGAGGACATCTGCCAGCAGATGGAGGCGATGGCCGACATCAAGAAAAGCTGGGGATTTTTCCGGCGCGATGCGGCCATGCTCCGCGATGCCGATGCGGTATTGATCGGCACATCCTTGAGAAGCCTCACCGATCCGGCCGACATCAACTGCAACATGTGCGGCAAACTGGTCTGTGAATACCTCAAAGATGAGGAAAAGTTGCCCGCCGACCCGGAGGTGGCCTTCACCGGCCCTCTTTGTACCTTTAGGGCCGCCAACATCGCCTATGCCATAGACGGTATGGTTTCCCAAGCCCGCAACCTCGGGACCGACTACGGCGTCTACTGGTCCGTGGGCGCGGCGGCCATACGCATGGGATTATTGCCCCGGGCCACAGGCTTCGCCCTGGCCGTGGCCATCTCCATCACCGAGAAGAGCCCTTTCAGGGACATCCCCCTCAAGTATGACGAGATCAACCAGCGCACCATGAACGACCGCATGATCAACCGGCTCTGGCCTCAATTCCGGTCCATCTATAGCTGA
- a CDS encoding SCP2 sterol-binding domain-containing protein, whose product MPVFETKEKMQTVLGGLFEKLLADPEFGPKFVKSDITIKFNISDPNAELWVTPGDGTTGEVIWGSNGNKATVEMTLSGDTCHKFWLKQIAMPIALAKGLIKAKGPMPKILKLLPLLKPAYEAYPEWAKSYGLPV is encoded by the coding sequence ATGCCCGTATTCGAAACCAAGGAAAAGATGCAGACCGTACTGGGGGGATTGTTCGAAAAACTGCTGGCCGATCCGGAATTCGGCCCCAAATTCGTTAAGTCCGATATTACCATCAAGTTCAATATCTCCGATCCCAACGCCGAGCTGTGGGTCACCCCCGGAGACGGCACCACCGGTGAGGTGATCTGGGGAAGCAACGGCAACAAGGCCACCGTGGAAATGACCCTTTCCGGCGATACTTGCCACAAATTCTGGCTCAAACAGATCGCCATGCCCATCGCCCTGGCCAAGGGCCTGATCAAGGCCAAAGGCCCCATGCCCAAAATTCTCAAACTTTTGCCTCTGCTCAAACCGGCCTATGAAGCCTATCCGGAATGGGCCAAGTCATACGGGCTGCCGGTGTGA
- a CDS encoding TetR/AcrR family transcriptional regulator — MPPIPELEAIRKTQIIEAGLHTIAQRGCANVTMDDICSAAGLSKGGLAHYYRSKNELFKAVFDAFFDRIFQRSRETMARFDDPLDQVLSFDWLYNDNDPDMEIGYPLLFDFMAVSVHDEEYQEIFYSWIDNWVSLLSGALEEGVRRGQFKNLDPAATARTISAIYQGVATRWYLAPKLHSRQWAVESFQNAIRGLLAPYLSDKPTSMQR, encoded by the coding sequence ATGCCCCCCATTCCCGAACTGGAAGCCATCCGCAAGACCCAGATCATCGAGGCAGGCCTGCACACCATCGCCCAGCGCGGATGCGCCAATGTCACCATGGACGATATCTGCAGCGCCGCCGGGCTTTCCAAGGGCGGCCTGGCCCACTACTACCGGTCGAAAAACGAATTGTTCAAAGCGGTATTCGACGCCTTCTTTGACCGGATCTTCCAACGCAGCCGGGAGACCATGGCACGGTTCGATGATCCGCTGGATCAAGTTCTCTCCTTCGATTGGCTCTACAATGACAACGACCCGGACATGGAAATCGGTTATCCCCTGCTCTTCGACTTCATGGCCGTCAGCGTCCACGACGAGGAATACCAGGAGATTTTCTACAGCTGGATCGACAACTGGGTGAGCCTGCTGAGTGGCGCCCTGGAAGAAGGCGTCCGGCGCGGCCAATTCAAGAATTTAGATCCGGCGGCCACGGCCCGCACCATTTCCGCCATCTACCAGGGGGTTGCCACCCGATGGTACCTGGCGCCCAAGCTTCACTCCCGTCAGTGGGCCGTCGAATCGTTTCAAAATGCCATACGGGGGCTGCTGGCCCCGTATTTGAGCGATAAACCAACTTCTATGCAACGCTGA
- a CDS encoding IS3 family transposase (programmed frameshift) produces the protein MSKKKRKTYNREFKKEAVALITDKGYSVAEASRNLGVEYSVLRRWKMQLADDPQNAFPGKGRQKADDQEVRNLQKELERVKEERDILKKALALLCGGSEMKFQFISDHRETFKVGRMCALLNVSPSGFYAWLNRPESRRIIENRALENRIRVLHAASHGIYGSPKIHRDLTDEGIRCGKNRVARIMREAGIRSRTKKKFKVTTNSRHNLPVAPNLLNQEFTVDAPDRTWVGDITYIHTQEGWVYLAVLIDLFNRKVVGWSASPRMTRQLTIDALQMALDHRRPDPGLMHHSDRGSQYASGDYQKLLTKHQMICSMSRKGNCYDNAVAESFFRLLKTEWVNHHRYLSRSEAISSLFYYIEIFYNRKRRHSVLDYATPQEYENFPFAA, from the exons TTGTCAAAGAAAAAACGAAAGACTTACAACCGTGAATTTAAGAAGGAGGCCGTGGCACTGATCACCGACAAGGGATACAGCGTTGCCGAAGCCTCCCGGAATCTGGGTGTCGAATACAGTGTCCTGCGCCGCTGGAAAATGCAGTTGGCCGATGATCCCCAAAATGCCTTTCCCGGTAAAGGGCGGCAAAAAGCTGATGACCAGGAAGTTCGCAATCTCCAAAAGGAACTGGAGCGGGTAAAAGAGGAACGTGACATCTTAAAAAAAGCACTGGCCT TACTTTGCGGAGGATCAGAAATGAAATTTCAATTCATCTCTGACCACCGGGAGACGTTCAAGGTAGGCCGCATGTGTGCGTTGCTTAATGTCTCCCCCTCTGGATTTTACGCCTGGCTCAATCGACCGGAGAGCCGCCGGATCATCGAAAACCGGGCTTTAGAGAATAGAATACGTGTCCTTCACGCCGCCAGCCACGGTATTTACGGGTCGCCCAAAATTCACCGGGATCTTACCGACGAAGGCATTCGTTGTGGCAAAAACCGCGTAGCCCGGATAATGCGTGAAGCTGGCATCCGGTCTCGTACAAAAAAGAAATTCAAAGTCACGACCAACTCCCGGCACAACCTGCCGGTGGCTCCCAACCTGTTGAATCAGGAGTTCACCGTAGATGCTCCGGACCGCACCTGGGTCGGCGATATCACCTACATTCATACCCAGGAAGGGTGGGTGTATCTGGCCGTTCTGATTGATCTGTTCAACCGCAAGGTGGTCGGCTGGTCCGCCTCACCCCGGATGACCCGACAATTGACCATCGATGCGTTGCAAATGGCGCTGGATCATCGACGCCCTGACCCGGGATTAATGCACCACTCAGATCGGGGCAGCCAGTACGCTTCTGGAGATTACCAGAAACTGCTCACTAAACATCAGATGATTTGCAGCATGAGCCGCAAGGGAAACTGCTATGACAACGCGGTTGCGGAAAGTTTCTTCCGCCTGCTGAAAACCGAGTGGGTGAATCATCACCGGTACCTCAGCCGGTCAGAAGCGATCAGCAGCCTATTTTACTATATCGAAATCTTCTACAATCGAAAAAGACGTCACTCTGTGCTTGATTATGCAACGCCGCAAGAATACGAAAATTTCCCCTTTGCGGCTTAA
- a CDS encoding IS5 family transposase (programmed frameshift): protein MAKTQSWEVSDSFWKKVEPLIPKPERNPEKAYKRKAGGGRKPMPPRQIFEAIMYVLRTGCQWKALPKERFGSPSAIHTHFMRWMRAGFFVALWRSGLAEYDEMEGIAWKWQSIDGAMVKAPLAQEAVGRNPTDRGKKGTKRHLLVDGRGVPLSLVVTGANRHDVSQLELVLDEIIIERPQDIEQNLCADKGYDGQPALELIVSKCYIPHVKRRGEEIQEKRKNPGWKARRWVVEVSHSWFNRFRKILVRYEKLTDTYLDLPQFSGHLGKPNVYGQQEVFHCQRKNERLTTVNLRRRPWH, encoded by the exons ATGGCAAAGACCCAGTCGTGGGAGGTCTCGGATTCGTTTTGGAAAAAGGTCGAACCCCTCATACCAAAGCCTGAGCGAAATCCTGAAAAAGCGTATAAACGCAAGGCCGGTGGCGGCAGAAAACCGATGCCTCCGCGCCAGATATTTGAGGCCATCATGTATGTCTTGCGAACGGGTTGTCAATGGAAGGCCTTGCCTAAGGAGCGTTTTGGAAGTCCCAGTGCGATTCACACCCACTTCATGCGCTGGATGCGTGCAGGCTTCTTCGTGGCCCTTTGGCGATCCGGTCTTGCCGAATACGACGAGATGGAAGGCATTGCCTGGAAGTGGCAGAGCATAGACGGAGCCATGGTCAAAGCACCGTTGGCGCAAGAAGCGGTTGGTCGGAATCCGACCGACAGGGGA AAAAAAGGGACCAAGCGGCATCTGTTGGTGGACGGCCGTGGTGTCCCGTTGTCACTCGTCGTGACCGGAGCCAATCGCCATGACGTATCCCAATTGGAACTTGTTTTGGATGAGATCATCATAGAACGTCCTCAAGACATTGAGCAGAATCTGTGTGCAGATAAAGGATACGACGGCCAACCGGCATTGGAACTGATCGTTTCCAAGTGTTACATCCCCCACGTGAAAAGGCGCGGAGAAGAGATCCAGGAAAAAAGGAAAAACCCTGGATGGAAAGCCAGACGCTGGGTGGTTGAAGTGAGCCATTCATGGTTCAATCGCTTCCGGAAGATATTGGTCCGTTATGAAAAGCTAACGGATACCTATTTGGATTTACCCCAATTTAGTGGACACCTCGGAAAGCCCAATGTATACGGGCAACAGGAGGTGTTCCATTGTCAAAGAAAAAACGAAAGACTTACAACCGTGAATTTAAGAAGGAGGCCGTGGCACTGA
- a CDS encoding substrate-binding domain-containing protein: protein MRKLSNLLVAVLLLNLLPAAPLTAAETLNFSCSAQVAEAFGKPLMQEFINTSGIVVNTHVSSSNLAISRLLNGFSQIAGSARPLRRQEIESGLIEIPICRDPLVIIVHRDCSAVSLTSDQVRRIFNGEIDNWKEICGKDQPVTAIVPGKETAAFANFHRLAMRMNDIHYDFMTWKSTAAVEAVRYMPGAISFIGHVAVMDMPDIKMLSIDGKSATDTDYPYMQTFSLVTRGKPEQTARALIDYALSDRVTNFIVTHDMIPVID, encoded by the coding sequence AAGTTGTCCAATCTGTTGGTTGCCGTCCTGCTGTTGAACCTGCTGCCGGCCGCCCCGTTGACCGCGGCCGAAACCCTGAATTTCAGCTGCTCGGCCCAGGTTGCCGAAGCGTTCGGCAAGCCGTTGATGCAGGAATTTATCAATACTTCCGGCATCGTTGTCAATACTCACGTTTCCTCCTCGAACCTGGCCATCAGCCGTTTACTCAACGGCTTCAGCCAGATCGCCGGTTCGGCCCGGCCCTTGCGAAGGCAGGAAATCGAGTCCGGACTGATCGAAATTCCCATCTGCCGGGATCCACTGGTTATTATCGTCCACCGCGACTGTTCGGCCGTGTCCCTCACCAGCGATCAAGTGCGGCGCATCTTTAACGGCGAAATCGACAATTGGAAGGAGATTTGCGGCAAGGACCAGCCCGTCACGGCCATTGTACCAGGCAAGGAAACCGCGGCTTTCGCAAATTTCCATCGCCTGGCCATGCGCATGAACGACATTCACTACGACTTCATGACCTGGAAATCCACCGCCGCCGTCGAGGCGGTGCGCTACATGCCCGGCGCCATTTCCTTCATCGGCCACGTGGCCGTTATGGATATGCCGGACATCAAGATGCTGTCCATTGACGGCAAATCGGCAACCGACACGGATTACCCATACATGCAGACTTTCTCCCTGGTAACCCGGGGCAAACCGGAGCAAACGGCGCGGGCGCTGATCGATTATGCGCTTTCGGACCGGGTGACGAATTTCATTGTGACCCATGATATGATCCCCGTGATTGACTAA